GGAACAATAAATTCTTCCAAGTACCTTTCATGTGTTCCATGGCACGGCAAACCTCATCTTTTGCCGGGGTCTTGAGCTGCCGGTCAGTCACAAGCTCGACGCCGAGCATGAAACCTGTCCCCCTCACGTCACCAATGACTACAAGAACAATCATGTCAATTCACTGTCAGAACCTCCAACAAAAAAGAACTAGCGGGACCAGGTGAAACAGATACAGACTTTCATGCTTCTTCTGGAGGTCGCAGAGGCTGTCTTTGAGATAGGAGCCGACGACGAAGGCGTTTTCCTGGAGCCTCTCCTTCTCAAGGACCTTGAGGACAGCGAGCCCGCCATCGGTGCAGAATGGGTTGCCACCGAACGTGTTTCGCCGGGTCATGACCTGCGCGATCTCCGGTGTCGTCACCACGGCGCCCAGAGGGATGCCATTTCCGATACCCTGCGTCGCAATTGCCAAAGCCCAAAGGTGATCATCATCAGGAAAGAAAAGCGCAAATGGCAAAGGCAAGTGTTGCGTGCGTGTGTCCCGTTGCTTTTGCGCACCTTTGCCATGGTCACAATGTCAGGGATCACGCCATGGGTCTCAAACCCCCAGAAGTGGCTGCCGACGCGCGCGAAGCCCGCCTGGACCTCGTCGGCGATGCAGAGACCACCGGCCTTCCTGACGAGGTCGTACGCTAGGGGCATGTAACCAGGAGACACCTCCACAATCCCACCAACACCCTGCAATTAATATGAGCGAAAGGAAAGCAATTTCAGTTCTGATCACGTCGTGTCCACAGTGATTTGGTGGTATACCTGGATAGATTCAGATATGAAGCCGGCGACGTTGCCTGTGGTGCCGAACTCGATGATCTCCTTCACATCTCGCGCGTACTTCTCGGCGTCCGAGCCGAAGACGCCCCTGTATGGGTCCGGGTTCACGGCATGGTGCACGCCACTCTGCAGCAACACGTATCAGAGATACTGGTTCAGAATTCAGCAATTCTACTACAGTTGCTCAGTGCGCCTCCTTCCGATCGACTGGCGTATATTCGATCATACCgttactaaaaaaaaatgtataccTGAATAACGTTGAACTTCCAGTTCTTCTGCGCGGTGGCGcccatggtggcggcggcgttgccGTGGTAGGAATTCCGGAGAGATATGATGTCGTGGGAGCCGGTGTACAGCCGCGCCATCATAATGGCGAGCTCGTTGGCCTCCGTGCCGGAGTTGGTGAAGAAGATAACCTATGTATCATTGAAACAAACTTGGTCAAGATTTGCTACGTACACGACAAAAAGTACTACAAGCGTGCGTGCATTGAGATCGCCGGGCATCTTAGAGGCCAGCGCCTCGGCGAAGTCGGTGATGACGTGGTTGAGGTAGAGCACGGTGGGGTGCTGCAGGCGCCTGGCCTGCGCGATCATCGCGTCCACGATGTCCGGGTGGCTGTGGCCGCAGCACACGGTGGCGATGCCGGCGAACGCGTCCAGGTAGCGCCGGCCGTGCTCGTCATACAGGTACTGCCTCTTTCCTTCCACGATGTTCAGCTACATAAATCATCCAACAACAACATGCAACACAAAGAAATACTGTTAATCCCATACTGTTAAGCACAGTTCAAACTGAACAATATATACCACAATTGCTAGCAAGATGCTGGAAATTAAGAACGATGCCGTACGGGCTTGGAATAGAAATGGAACAGGGACGGGCTGAGGAACTCGGCGCGCTTCCGGGCGATCTCGTCGGCGGTCGGGCCGTCGTAAGGCTGCGGCACATGGTCGAAGGTCGGCATTCTCGGCACCGGCacgtccgccgccgtcctgACTGCCGCGGCCAGCCTTGAGAATCTCCTCGCCATGCTAGCGTCCTGCATCTCTAGTCTCTAGTAACCGGCCACCTGAATAAATTCTGTACGTACGTTCCATTCTCCGGTGATTCTCTTACTTATAGTGACCGTAAAGAATCAAAGAGAAATAATGTATTTCCTATTTCCTCTAAATCACGATCCTGATGCGATTCATTTGCCTTAAATTTGGTGCAGGCAATAAAGGGGGAAGCTGTTTATGGAAATTCATGAAGCGGGTTTATGGAAAGAGTTAAGTGCAGCCGTGGTAACTGAACTTATCGATCCGTGCCTGTCATTTAGGTCCACAATCTGGCAAATAAAGGATTAGTCTTCCTAATGGTATCCTCAGAAGCTGACTATTAAGGGTGTGTAATGTcagtttcagtttttcttATCCATGCCATGTAGAATAAGTGTTGACGcagaagtgaaaaaaaaagatgaaaaggagaaagaatATGGGAATTTTTCTAATGTATTCTCTCCGacccataaaaaatgtcgctcACTTACTACAaaaattgtactaacttagtacaaaatgacAACACTTCTTTTATGGACcgaagggagtactagatttcaccttttcttaacatttattcaTTGATTTTATTCATCCAAACATCAATTGTAAGATAGTATGACACTAAGATATAAATCATTGTACatcatgttttgttgtcttttcttgATGACATGGAGCACATAAGAGAAAACAGTCTTATCGAGCATTGTACATGTCCTAATAAACTCTTAGTTGAAATTTACTAATTTGGAGGAAAGGGAaataggagagagagaagaactGACAATTCATGAAGAGTCGGACTCTTAAGAAAAGAATCGACTAAGAGTCAGTTAAGAGTTGACCTATTTACTATTGTACATCATCGCATTTAATGCTAAGAAATCATTTATACTCTGTAAATTTAAAGACACACATGTGTTATTTTTCGTGGACTCTAGACGACCGAAAGGTCAACGATGACTCTACTATTAACTGTGGCTGACCTAAACTCTTCCGCTTGAATCAGATACAGTAAAGATCTTGCAACTCTATTCCGTACGGGAGAATCATGGTTGCATGTAACTGCTATCTACCGTGCCCTCCCGATGGCGTACGTGGGATCTTACGGAGCCAGATCTCGTATTTTGCGAGATAATGGACATAGGTGTAGATTAAATTGGTTTGACAAGTGATAGGCGGCAGCACACAAGTTCACTTCGGTTTGAGTATTTGTCTTGAACTTCGATGAGTAACTCCAGGTCTGCTGCTTACGCACCATTCCTTCGTTGAAATTATTGCATGAAAATTTCGTGGACTTGCTCTTGGAGCGAAAACCATTGATTTGCCATGGTCACGTACCACCTCACGTGCAGCTTTCAACAACCCCGCATGGGTGCTCCGACGAATTAATAAACCTATGAGGACCTTTATTTGGGAGAAGCACCAGGAGCAAAATGCGTCCACTCCGTccgtctctttttttttagcgaactTCGTCCGTCTCTTTAGTGAACTGGAGCACGGTCTGCCGCCCTCGATCACTCGGCGGCCCGGGGATCTCAGATTTGGCCTGGTTTGGGCGTGCTCTCCGCCTGCGCTGGCTTTAGTTCGCTTGGCAGGACCGGGCAAGGCCTTGGGTGGGCCTGTCTTCCCCCTGCGACGAGGCCGACCGGGCCCTTTTCAGGGCC
The Brachypodium distachyon strain Bd21 chromosome 2, Brachypodium_distachyon_v3.0, whole genome shotgun sequence genome window above contains:
- the LOC100845801 gene encoding alanine--glyoxylate aminotransferase 2 homolog 3, mitochondrial; the protein is MPTFDHVPQPYDGPTADEIARKRAEFLSPSLFHFYSKPLNIVEGKRQYLYDEHGRRYLDAFAGIATVCCGHSHPDIVDAMIAQARRLQHPTVLYLNHVITDFAEALASKMPGDLNVIFFTNSGTEANELAIMMARLYTGSHDIISLRNSYHGNAAATMGATAQKNWKFNVIQSGVHHAVNPDPYRGVFGSDAEKYARDVKEIIEFGTTGNVAGFISESIQGVGGIVEVSPGYMPLAYDLVRKAGGLCIADEVQAGFARVGSHFWGFETHGVIPDIVTMAKGIGNGIPLGAVVTTPEIAQVMTRRNTFGGNPFCTDGGLAVLKVLEKERLQENAFVVGSYLKDSLCDLQKKHEIIGDVRGTGFMLGVELVTDRQLKTPAKDEVCRAMEHMKDMGVLVGKGGFYGNVFRITPPLCFTKEDSDFFVDVMDVALSKL